The following coding sequences are from one Pigmentibacter sp. JX0631 window:
- a CDS encoding IS982 family transposase, whose product MDWQNQLITVYLTSCKFFSQLSPYIFLKISPNSNPSFTDEETITIYIFGILNELKNIKSIFKFTKNFLSEWFPNLPSYEGFLFRLNNLNHLFPELSKFLLQNKKFKLNSNTTKPFVLIDSLPIILAKGFRAHKCNTAKEISSIGFCSSKNLFYFGLKLHLTALFKNKRLASPVSMKITRAATHDLTAVKNDLLNLNHSELFADRAYCDQFTKQKLAKKNSNLHTPIKLSRSKKTLSYDEKVYSKSVSSIRQSIEILFNWLIESSGIQTASKVRSTKGLLVHVFGRFSACLFKYMFFF is encoded by the coding sequence ATGGATTGGCAGAACCAACTCATTACCGTTTACCTTACTTCCTGCAAATTTTTTTCTCAACTTTCTCCCTACATTTTTTTAAAAATAAGTCCTAATTCAAATCCTTCGTTTACTGATGAAGAAACCATCACAATTTACATCTTTGGAATTTTGAATGAACTTAAAAATATAAAATCAATTTTTAAATTTACAAAAAATTTCCTTAGTGAATGGTTTCCAAATTTACCTTCTTATGAAGGATTTTTATTTAGACTTAACAATCTGAATCATCTTTTTCCTGAACTTTCTAAATTCCTTTTACAGAATAAAAAGTTCAAATTAAATTCAAATACTACTAAACCTTTCGTTCTAATTGACTCTTTACCAATTATCTTGGCAAAGGGTTTTAGAGCTCACAAATGTAATACAGCAAAAGAAATTTCTTCAATTGGTTTCTGCTCTTCCAAAAATCTTTTTTATTTTGGATTGAAACTTCATCTTACTGCTTTATTTAAAAATAAACGCCTTGCTTCCCCGGTATCAATGAAAATAACACGTGCTGCAACACATGATTTAACAGCGGTTAAGAATGATCTTTTAAATTTAAATCACTCAGAACTATTTGCTGATCGAGCGTACTGCGATCAATTTACTAAACAAAAATTGGCTAAAAAAAATTCTAACTTGCATACTCCAATTAAACTTTCAAGAAGTAAAAAAACTCTCTCATACGATGAAAAAGTATATTCAAAATCTGTTAGTTCAATTAGACAATCAATTGAAATCCTATTCAACTGGCTAATTGAATCTAGTGGTATTCAAACGGCATCTAAAGTCCGTTCAACAAAGGGCTTGCTTGTACATGTTTTCGGAAGATTTTCTGCATGCCTTTTTAAGTACATGTTCTTTTTCTAA
- a CDS encoding cyclic nucleotide-binding domain-containing protein — translation MKNASIVLPPKTIVVQEGDETKGIYVIQEGKVELFKTIEGQEIPLGEIARGQIIGLATILSRERHTVTARTVVQTVTLFYPFEAIKLYFNELNPILSVFIKSATERIGLLISQLVEAKLNEKKLIKATGSQHQHASQLAYLLAAFVRQGTIEHDDNKIYPLKSFLVNGELILHKKFDYLEKIFNLFSSGGLIKVIFDKKYGNIVLSPNVQLIEDFAVFSVNVAKKGIIGFIPVKAHKWVSGLIRIHKRYKENSGSFLKVDFANLINRELGREDGEDIMHQLLSLKLISEKGADRASMRIILNAPMLQKRVIFESISRGVNDIDKVKPDEKKTVA, via the coding sequence GTGAAAAATGCAAGCATTGTGCTGCCACCAAAAACAATTGTTGTTCAAGAAGGGGATGAAACAAAAGGTATTTATGTCATTCAAGAAGGAAAAGTAGAACTTTTCAAAACAATTGAAGGACAAGAAATTCCTCTTGGTGAGATTGCTCGTGGTCAAATTATTGGCCTTGCAACAATTTTATCGCGTGAAAGACATACTGTCACTGCTAGGACAGTTGTTCAAACCGTAACACTTTTTTATCCATTTGAAGCCATAAAACTATATTTTAATGAATTAAATCCTATTTTAAGTGTATTTATAAAATCTGCAACAGAACGAATCGGTTTACTTATTTCACAATTGGTTGAAGCAAAATTAAATGAAAAAAAATTGATAAAAGCAACAGGATCACAGCATCAACATGCTTCACAATTAGCATATTTATTAGCAGCATTTGTCCGTCAAGGAACAATAGAACATGATGATAATAAAATATATCCATTAAAATCATTTCTGGTAAATGGAGAGCTAATTCTTCATAAAAAATTTGATTATCTTGAAAAAATTTTTAATCTTTTTTCTTCCGGTGGATTAATTAAAGTTATTTTTGATAAAAAGTATGGTAACATAGTCCTTTCTCCAAATGTCCAACTAATAGAAGACTTTGCTGTTTTTTCTGTAAATGTAGCGAAAAAAGGAATTATAGGTTTTATCCCTGTTAAAGCACACAAATGGGTAAGTGGACTTATTAGAATTCATAAACGCTATAAAGAAAATAGCGGTTCATTTTTAAAAGTTGATTTTGCAAATTTAATAAATAGAGAATTAGGTAGAGAAGATGGTGAAGACATTATGCACCAACTCCTTTCCTTAAAACTCATTAGTGAAAAAGGAGCAGACAGAGCCTCCATGCGAATTATATTAAATGCCCCCATGCTGCAAAAAAGGGTTATCTTTGAAAGTATTTCCCGGGGTGTAAATGACATAGATAAAGTAAAACCTGATGAAAAAAAGACAGTTGCATAA
- a CDS encoding YggT family protein: MILIEILFKISYYLLYFYMLCLIITGILSLVGANPSNPIVGFLNALTSPPCRFLTRKFPRLLVRSQHGYFDLSPIVLILIIGCLMIIIQTIANHLGFYV; this comes from the coding sequence ATGATACTCATTGAGATTTTATTTAAAATTAGTTACTATTTACTTTATTTCTATATGTTATGTTTAATTATTACTGGTATCTTAAGTCTTGTGGGGGCAAACCCATCAAATCCTATTGTTGGATTTTTAAATGCCTTGACATCTCCACCATGTCGTTTCTTAACTAGAAAATTTCCGAGACTTTTAGTAAGAAGTCAACATGGTTACTTTGATTTATCGCCTATCGTTTTAATTTTAATTATTGGTTGTTTAATGATAATAATTCAAACAATAGCTAATCATCTGGGTTTTTATGTATAG
- a CDS encoding S1 RNA-binding domain-containing protein translates to MAKFRYIDKEENSRDPFASDVEEMNEFEQLLQTDKHTPTSRRYRMGETVEGTVVSVNSDFVFIDLGGKSAATIPTEEFTSLSLTPPKAGESISAFVKSDNGSEIILTKTVRRKEMDDSILRNAFSAKIPVEAKVEKTIKGGFEATVGGKRCFVPLGQMDLAHFTDPEIFVGNIYKFHITEMKGRNIVLSRKSILKEEFDSKISEILNKLEVGQNHIATVTKLVDFGAFASIEGVEALIPLSEMAWKRLKKPGEVVRIGEQVNVKILKIERSPKLRIALTMKEAGEDPWISNATRLHPGSILEGTVVRMIDNGAFINVAEGVDGLVPINQITWEKRINHPKDILKVGQAVKVHVLASDLSAHRLSLSIKGPMPEEMLNKIKHKKHDNSQISDEDRALMKQWEEYKANDAKVLTQANREDTSIFASAFKKAQKKK, encoded by the coding sequence ATGGCAAAATTTAGATATATTGATAAAGAAGAAAACTCCCGTGATCCGTTTGCTTCAGATGTAGAAGAAATGAATGAATTTGAACAATTATTACAAACCGACAAGCACACTCCAACATCCAGACGGTACCGTATGGGCGAAACTGTTGAAGGTACTGTTGTCTCTGTAAATAGCGATTTTGTCTTTATTGACCTTGGCGGGAAAAGTGCAGCAACGATACCAACGGAGGAATTCACAAGTTTATCATTAACTCCTCCAAAGGCCGGAGAAAGTATTTCCGCATTTGTAAAATCAGATAATGGATCTGAAATTATTTTAACTAAGACTGTACGCAGAAAAGAAATGGATGATTCTATTTTACGCAATGCATTTTCAGCGAAAATCCCTGTTGAGGCAAAAGTTGAAAAAACCATCAAAGGCGGTTTTGAAGCCACTGTTGGCGGAAAGCGTTGTTTCGTTCCTTTAGGACAAATGGATCTTGCACATTTTACTGATCCTGAAATTTTTGTAGGAAATATATATAAGTTTCATATTACTGAAATGAAAGGAAGGAATATTGTTCTTTCCAGAAAATCAATATTAAAAGAAGAATTTGATTCTAAGATTTCAGAAATATTAAATAAATTAGAAGTAGGACAGAACCATATTGCAACTGTTACAAAATTAGTCGATTTTGGAGCCTTTGCTTCCATTGAAGGTGTAGAAGCACTTATTCCATTGAGTGAAATGGCTTGGAAAAGACTAAAAAAACCTGGTGAAGTTGTTAGAATTGGCGAACAGGTTAATGTAAAAATTTTAAAAATTGAACGTTCACCTAAATTAAGAATTGCATTAACAATGAAAGAAGCCGGGGAAGACCCTTGGATTTCAAACGCTACAAGACTACATCCTGGTTCAATTCTAGAAGGGACTGTAGTTCGTATGATAGATAATGGCGCTTTTATCAATGTTGCCGAAGGGGTTGATGGGCTTGTACCAATTAATCAAATTACTTGGGAAAAACGTATAAATCATCCAAAAGATATTCTAAAAGTAGGACAAGCCGTTAAAGTTCATGTTTTAGCTAGCGACCTATCTGCACACCGTCTAAGCTTATCTATTAAAGGCCCAATGCCAGAAGAAATGCTAAACAAAATTAAGCATAAAAAACATGATAACTCTCAAATTAGTGATGAAGATAGAGCTCTAATGAAGCAGTGGGAAGAATATAAAGCTAATGATGCTAAAGTGTTAACCCAAGCAAATAGAGAAGACACCAGTATCTTTGCCTCAGCCTTTAAAAAAGCGCAAAAGAAGAAATAA
- a CDS encoding DUF1772 domain-containing protein produces MIYKFYCLAHIASGIYAGACLSISLIDLRFVQDLGDNALKNQYFTILLKNMGIVMGPLLVLMLVLFLFLTYQKRKNLNSFYPLIVLITILVITVTIHFPINDKFFNLTVPEKDVNYLITKWMYWHYLRTLLAFILPYFIVKYFKQNISKSEN; encoded by the coding sequence TTGATTTATAAGTTTTATTGTTTAGCTCATATTGCTTCAGGTATTTATGCAGGAGCCTGCTTAAGTATTTCGCTCATTGATTTAAGATTTGTCCAAGACTTAGGAGATAATGCTCTAAAGAACCAGTATTTTACAATTCTTCTTAAAAATATGGGAATTGTTATGGGCCCCTTGCTTGTGCTCATGTTGGTACTTTTTCTTTTTTTGACATATCAAAAAAGAAAAAACTTGAATTCATTTTATCCATTAATAGTATTGATAACTATTTTAGTGATTACAGTAACAATTCATTTTCCTATTAATGACAAATTTTTTAATTTAACAGTTCCAGAAAAAGATGTTAATTACTTGATCACTAAATGGATGTATTGGCATTATTTAAGAACACTACTTGCTTTTATTCTTCCTTATTTTATTGTAAAATATTTTAAACAAAATATATCTAAAAGCGAAAATTAA
- a CDS encoding chemotaxis protein: MVNIGRPMFQVGSNIFELIEFTATKASAVPSSDRKTPILYGVNVAKVREVIRLPTIVPCLTNAPEVLGVFNLRGAPIPAIHLAKALGYNDEVVTPASQVIVTEFSSRKAGFVVAGTRRIRRVSWDKVLPPSSDAFNTITGMMLIENQDFIFILDFERILLDIESRSGGQGTSSMAIEYNQPLSSGGAAGPGGAQGAAASTRPLILVVDDSPTARRAICELLRSMQLDIIEYTNAEQAWNDLNTAEAGSDLSKVQLIVSDVEMPKLDGYSFVKRIRNSEKLKKMPIILHSSLTGDVNKDRAKQAGADAYVGKLNRKEIIEALKAALPPSWKGAS; this comes from the coding sequence GTGGTTAATATCGGTAGACCCATGTTTCAAGTGGGTAGTAATATTTTTGAACTAATAGAATTTACTGCAACAAAAGCAAGTGCAGTGCCCTCTTCTGATAGAAAAACACCAATTTTATATGGTGTAAATGTTGCGAAAGTGCGTGAAGTGATACGCCTACCAACTATAGTCCCCTGTTTAACTAATGCACCAGAAGTTCTTGGCGTTTTTAATTTAAGAGGAGCTCCCATTCCTGCAATCCATCTTGCAAAAGCTTTAGGATACAATGATGAGGTAGTGACACCTGCAAGCCAAGTCATTGTAACTGAATTTTCAAGTAGAAAAGCAGGATTTGTTGTTGCTGGGACAAGAAGAATACGAAGAGTTAGTTGGGATAAAGTATTACCTCCATCAAGCGATGCTTTTAATACAATAACTGGAATGATGCTCATAGAAAATCAGGACTTTATTTTCATATTGGATTTTGAACGTATTTTACTGGATATAGAAAGTAGAAGCGGCGGCCAAGGAACATCTTCCATGGCTATTGAATATAATCAACCTTTGTCATCAGGAGGAGCTGCTGGCCCAGGAGGAGCACAAGGAGCTGCAGCCTCTACCCGCCCACTTATTTTAGTTGTTGATGATTCACCTACTGCGAGACGTGCAATTTGCGAATTACTGAGGAGCATGCAACTAGATATTATTGAATATACGAATGCTGAACAAGCTTGGAATGATCTCAATACCGCTGAAGCAGGATCTGACTTAAGTAAAGTACAATTGATAGTTAGTGATGTAGAAATGCCAAAATTAGATGGGTATTCTTTTGTCAAACGAATTAGAAATAGTGAAAAATTAAAGAAAATGCCTATTATATTGCATTCCAGTCTAACTGGTGATGTTAATAAAGATAGAGCTAAACAAGCAGGCGCTGATGCTTATGTTGGCAAATTAAATAGAAAAGAAATTATTGAAGCATTGAAAGCAGCACTTCCACCAAGCTGGAAAGGCGCTTCATGA
- a CDS encoding cyclic nucleotide-binding domain-containing protein yields the protein MKPETLTFSPKQIIFNEGDATNGIYHVQDGEIEIYRIRENTEITLGTLKAGDVLGTITLFSKEPRTATARAITQTVAVFYQNEGLSEAFKALPVWSQAVMKDAISRLKHVNELLISTKLNEKNLLRNIGTSHHHSAQLANLLATLCRKACIKNDLNVSVLVTTDFLTLAENVLMKRFQYLESIYKAFNDCGLIKEVDDKKYGKIISNPNPQILEDFAVFSLNVFKKGTNLFVPKKYHPWMSALARISRKNNNQNKFKRPEIAILLQTDLGRQDGEVMIADMIQNEIIHEENEMVTFTPLKLQKTVVFESLCRIIKEIKP from the coding sequence ATGAAACCGGAAACACTTACATTTTCTCCAAAACAAATTATATTTAATGAGGGAGATGCTACAAACGGAATTTATCATGTACAAGATGGAGAAATTGAAATTTATCGAATTAGGGAAAATACCGAAATCACTCTTGGTACTTTAAAAGCAGGAGATGTTTTAGGAACAATCACTTTATTTTCTAAAGAACCTAGAACAGCAACAGCCAGAGCTATCACCCAAACAGTAGCAGTGTTTTACCAAAATGAAGGTTTGAGCGAAGCATTTAAAGCATTACCTGTTTGGAGTCAAGCAGTTATGAAGGATGCTATAAGTAGGTTAAAACATGTAAATGAACTTTTAATTTCTACAAAACTAAATGAAAAAAATTTACTTCGAAATATAGGTACATCACATCATCACTCAGCACAATTAGCAAATTTGCTCGCAACTCTTTGTAGAAAAGCTTGCATTAAAAATGATTTAAATGTTTCAGTATTAGTTACGACGGATTTTCTTACTTTAGCAGAAAATGTCTTAATGAAACGTTTTCAATATTTAGAAAGTATTTATAAAGCTTTTAATGACTGTGGTTTAATTAAAGAAGTCGATGATAAAAAATATGGTAAAATTATTAGTAATCCTAATCCACAGATTCTTGAAGATTTTGCGGTATTTTCTCTAAATGTTTTTAAGAAAGGAACAAACCTTTTCGTCCCTAAAAAATATCATCCATGGATGTCTGCACTTGCTAGAATAAGTAGAAAAAACAATAATCAAAATAAATTTAAAAGACCAGAAATTGCCATACTTTTGCAAACTGATTTAGGCAGACAAGATGGGGAAGTAATGATAGCTGACATGATTCAAAACGAAATTATTCATGAAGAAAATGAAATGGTAACTTTTACTCCTTTAAAATTACAAAAAACAGTTGTTTTTGAAAGTCTTTGTCGAATAATAAAAGAAATTAAACCCTAA
- the sppA gene encoding signal peptide peptidase SppA has product MNIQHENTPEKTGKVNYFKGKLKTFFATIGVLSVTLFILFIVGIFFLITSVSTSIKSFSTSLNPASSMGKINGIGGFTKPHLNTQYIAGVNLNGEISSESAAIVIEKLEAAKNDKNVVGILFDVNSPGGSVVPSQEIYDTIKKIKQIKPVVTYVRDIAASGAYYSSSSSTKIIANRGSIIGSIGVIMNSFEVDKLLQYLKINPIVLKTGALKDSLSPLRPFNEKDKQYLQELLEETRLQFVEDVKAERKTSDSTMKYMADGRIVLGPQALNLKLIDALGTKDFAISEITNLAKLKAIPPLYYYEDIQSFSDLFTQKLASQTAVLMQQSISSFFSQNTENSKSIKVK; this is encoded by the coding sequence ATGAATATTCAACATGAAAATACCCCTGAAAAAACAGGAAAAGTCAATTATTTTAAAGGTAAATTAAAAACTTTTTTTGCAACAATTGGCGTTTTATCTGTAACACTATTTATTTTATTTATTGTAGGAATATTCTTTTTAATTACCTCAGTTTCTACAAGCATTAAATCTTTTTCTACTTCATTAAATCCTGCATCATCAATGGGAAAAATAAATGGAATTGGAGGATTTACAAAGCCGCATTTAAATACGCAATATATTGCAGGTGTAAATTTAAACGGTGAAATTTCTTCTGAATCTGCAGCAATAGTAATTGAAAAATTAGAAGCCGCCAAGAACGACAAGAATGTTGTAGGAATTTTATTCGATGTAAATAGCCCAGGTGGTTCTGTTGTTCCAAGCCAAGAAATTTATGATACCATAAAAAAAATTAAACAAATAAAACCAGTTGTTACTTATGTACGAGATATAGCTGCAAGTGGTGCTTACTATTCTAGCTCATCTTCGACTAAAATTATTGCTAATAGAGGAAGTATTATTGGCAGTATTGGTGTTATTATGAATAGTTTCGAAGTTGACAAACTTTTACAGTATTTAAAAATTAATCCTATTGTCTTAAAAACTGGCGCTTTAAAAGACTCTCTTTCTCCGTTAAGACCTTTTAATGAAAAAGATAAGCAATATTTGCAAGAATTACTTGAAGAAACTAGATTGCAATTTGTAGAAGATGTTAAAGCTGAAAGAAAAACTTCAGATTCGACGATGAAATACATGGCAGATGGAAGAATAGTCTTAGGGCCCCAAGCTTTAAATTTAAAATTAATTGATGCACTGGGAACAAAAGACTTTGCTATTTCTGAAATTACAAATTTAGCAAAATTAAAAGCTATTCCTCCGTTGTATTACTATGAGGATATTCAGTCATTTTCCGATTTATTTACCCAAAAATTAGCAAGTCAAACCGCTGTACTAATGCAACAATCAATTTCAAGTTTCTTTTCCCAAAATACAGAAAATTCTAAATCAATTAAAGTAAAATAG
- a CDS encoding 30S ribosomal protein S1, producing MASLHSDVSKKKVNYNALEWLDEDVDFLSQEESQDGFAALFKAQEESQSVIKEGQVVKGRVIEIKDDSVVVDIGHKSAGEIPKSEFTAENGTFSLKVNDIIDVFVDVFEDDEGELVLSKDKADMLKAWDRISEAFEKDELVEGKIVGRVKGGLSVDIGVKAFLPGSQVDLRPVRNLEKLLGQVLQFKIIKFNKKRGNIVLSRRVLLEQDRERMRSETLKGLQVGSSMIGIVKNITDYGAFIDLGGIDGLLHITDMSWGRLNSPSEVLNVGDEINVKVLSFDPSSNRVSLGLKQLQNDPWISVAEKYASAQRLRGKVVSLTDYGAFVELEPGVEGLIHVTEMTWNRRIKHPSKIVNIGDEVDVVVLAVDLENHRISLGMKQTEPNPWEIVTQKYQVNDVIRGKIRNITDFGIFVGIEEGVDGLIHVSDISYTERIKHPQDLYKKGDEVEAKVLQIDVENMRFSLGIKQLGEDPYEVAAKKMLPGTKAKGKVTRLAEFGAFVDIAPGVEGLIHTSELENPNVAVDAEVEFVILSADFAERRFELSQKAATRGLDDSHNKTIQSALSGDASSQNSFAEAFARAKATKDNN from the coding sequence ATGGCAAGTCTCCACTCCGATGTTTCCAAGAAAAAAGTAAATTATAACGCTCTTGAATGGCTTGATGAAGACGTAGACTTCTTATCACAAGAAGAATCACAAGACGGTTTTGCAGCTTTATTTAAAGCGCAAGAAGAATCTCAAAGCGTAATCAAAGAAGGCCAAGTTGTAAAAGGGCGCGTAATCGAAATCAAAGATGACAGCGTCGTTGTTGATATTGGACATAAATCTGCGGGCGAAATTCCAAAAAGCGAATTTACTGCTGAAAATGGTACTTTCTCATTAAAAGTAAACGATATCATTGATGTTTTTGTTGACGTTTTTGAAGATGATGAAGGCGAATTAGTACTTTCTAAAGATAAAGCAGACATGCTCAAAGCTTGGGATCGTATTTCTGAAGCATTTGAAAAAGACGAACTTGTTGAAGGTAAAATCGTTGGTCGGGTTAAAGGCGGTCTTTCTGTTGATATCGGTGTAAAAGCATTTTTACCTGGTTCACAAGTTGATTTACGCCCAGTCCGCAATTTGGAAAAACTTCTTGGTCAAGTTTTACAATTCAAAATTATCAAATTTAATAAAAAACGTGGCAACATCGTTCTTTCTCGCCGTGTATTGTTAGAACAAGATCGCGAGCGTATGCGCAGTGAAACACTAAAAGGTCTTCAAGTTGGTTCATCCATGATCGGTATTGTTAAAAATATCACTGATTACGGTGCCTTTATTGATCTAGGCGGAATTGATGGACTTCTTCATATCACAGATATGTCATGGGGCCGTTTAAATAGTCCTTCCGAAGTTCTAAATGTTGGTGACGAAATCAATGTTAAAGTTTTAAGTTTCGATCCTTCTAGCAACCGTGTTTCCTTAGGATTAAAACAATTACAAAACGATCCTTGGATTTCCGTAGCTGAAAAATATGCTTCAGCTCAAAGACTACGTGGTAAAGTTGTTAGTTTAACTGACTACGGCGCTTTTGTTGAACTTGAGCCAGGAGTTGAAGGTTTAATTCACGTTACAGAAATGACTTGGAATCGCCGCATTAAACACCCAAGCAAAATCGTTAACATTGGTGACGAAGTTGATGTTGTTGTTCTAGCTGTTGATCTTGAAAACCACCGCATTTCTTTAGGAATGAAACAAACAGAACCAAATCCTTGGGAAATTGTGACTCAAAAATATCAAGTTAACGATGTAATCCGTGGAAAAATCCGCAACATCACTGATTTTGGTATCTTTGTAGGAATTGAAGAAGGTGTTGACGGGTTGATTCACGTTTCTGACATCAGTTACACTGAGCGCATCAAACACCCTCAAGATCTTTACAAAAAAGGTGATGAAGTAGAAGCAAAAGTACTACAAATAGACGTAGAAAATATGCGTTTCTCACTTGGCATCAAACAATTAGGCGAAGATCCTTATGAAGTAGCTGCGAAGAAAATGCTTCCAGGCACAAAAGCAAAAGGAAAAGTAACTCGCTTAGCTGAGTTTGGAGCTTTTGTTGATATTGCACCAGGAGTAGAAGGATTAATTCACACTAGTGAATTAGAAAATCCAAACGTTGCTGTTGACGCTGAAGTTGAATTCGTTATTTTAAGTGCTGATTTTGCTGAACGTCGTTTTGAGCTTTCACAAAAAGCTGCAACTCGCGGCCTTGATGATTCTCACAATAAGACAATTCAATCAGCTCTAAGTGGTGATGCATCTTCACAAAACAGTTTTGCAGAAGCATTTGCACGTGCGAAAGCAACTAAAGACAATAATTAA
- a CDS encoding MarR family transcriptional regulator, whose translation MEKLPNILSESPHFYIYKLSMLLRREFLMALKKYQLTPEKWQILTAVWENVHPVNQISLARITSKDKPSISRLIIGMEKKGWIVREINPIDMRAYLIKATPKSFELKDSIIKDLFSHFNLLSENFGSEKINQLKKLSEEYISIIESFQKIK comes from the coding sequence ATGGAAAAATTACCAAATATTTTATCAGAATCTCCTCATTTTTATATTTACAAATTATCAATGTTATTGAGAAGAGAATTTTTAATGGCATTAAAAAAGTATCAATTAACCCCCGAAAAATGGCAAATATTAACTGCAGTTTGGGAAAATGTACATCCTGTAAATCAAATTTCCTTGGCTAGAATTACTTCGAAAGACAAACCATCTATTTCAAGACTTATCATTGGAATGGAAAAAAAAGGATGGATTGTAAGAGAAATCAATCCAATTGATATGCGAGCTTATTTAATAAAAGCGACTCCTAAATCATTTGAATTAAAAGATTCTATTATAAAGGATTTATTTTCTCATTTTAATTTGTTATCTGAAAATTTTGGGAGTGAAAAAATAAATCAATTGAAAAAATTATCTGAAGAGTATATATCGATAATAGAATCTTTTCAAAAAATAAAATAA
- a CDS encoding S1 family peptidase: MSIQIKYFFLLAILVNFTFSCKKNEKKNNSEKNKCSIELLKNNYQANKIVDGCSFNYSVNSVFPEASGVVSLSTPSGFCTGTFISEHFILTAAHCFDLNKMTTSFDDFVNEVENTYATTSTTHNSFNSFEVLNNNFKTKIKNIIIHPYYLENCFDDSKEYQSLNKCNFADLALVYTEKSSFEINAIPVGISHKKNDNESIFFVGYGKTSDKDSNITRTKRWGIAHLHNIDYLSFMLYEMDGTSLGAYFKQNITPFISENFQDDPRSLLLFAEGTQSGICQGDSGGPIIIKEKDTFYTIGVVHANEGEKNEICKNKKSINTYIEPFLEWILEEAMQVNEKIVFKKRID; encoded by the coding sequence ATGAGCATACAAATAAAATATTTTTTTTTATTAGCAATTTTGGTTAATTTTACTTTTTCATGTAAAAAAAATGAAAAAAAGAACAATTCTGAAAAAAATAAATGCAGTATAGAATTACTTAAAAATAATTATCAAGCAAATAAAATTGTTGATGGTTGTTCATTTAATTACTCGGTTAATTCAGTTTTTCCAGAAGCTTCTGGAGTCGTTTCTCTCTCTACACCTTCAGGATTTTGCACAGGAACTTTCATAAGCGAACACTTTATACTAACAGCCGCACATTGTTTTGACTTAAACAAAATGACCACTAGCTTTGATGATTTTGTAAATGAAGTTGAAAACACTTATGCAACTACAAGTACTACTCATAATAGTTTTAACAGCTTTGAAGTTTTAAATAATAATTTTAAAACAAAAATCAAAAATATTATTATTCATCCCTATTATTTAGAGAATTGCTTTGATGACAGCAAAGAATATCAATCACTTAATAAATGTAATTTTGCAGATTTAGCATTAGTTTATACCGAGAAAAGCTCTTTTGAAATAAACGCTATACCTGTCGGAATAAGCCATAAAAAAAATGATAATGAAAGTATCTTTTTTGTAGGGTATGGAAAAACTTCAGACAAAGATAGTAACATTACAAGAACAAAAAGATGGGGAATTGCTCATTTACATAATATAGATTACTTATCTTTTATGCTTTATGAAATGGATGGTACTTCATTAGGTGCGTATTTTAAACAGAACATTACTCCATTTATTTCAGAAAATTTTCAAGACGACCCAAGATCATTACTTTTATTTGCAGAAGGAACACAAAGCGGAATTTGCCAAGGAGATTCAGGAGGCCCAATTATAATTAAAGAAAAAGATACTTTTTACACAATTGGAGTTGTCCACGCAAATGAAGGTGAAAAAAATGAGATCTGTAAAAATAAAAAAAGCATAAACACTTACATTGAACCTTTCCTAGAATGGATATTAGAAGAAGCAATGCAAGTGAATGAAAAAATTGTGTTCAAAAAGAGAATTGATTGA